One stretch of Manis pentadactyla isolate mManPen7 chromosome 10, mManPen7.hap1, whole genome shotgun sequence DNA includes these proteins:
- the CSF2RB gene encoding cytokine receptor common subunit beta isoform X1 encodes MALPQGLLSVALLAMCWGPSTAGAQETVPLQTLSCHNDYTSRIICRWADTQDAQRLINVTLHRRLNEGPPQPVSCSLSDDMPWSDGSCPGCVPRRCVIPYKLFVVADKDYFSFQPARTLETQLTVNLTQHVRPPAPEDFRITAAGDRFLLNWSVALAASQSPWLSNLEFEVVYRRLQDSWEDAPALYSRSSQAILGPEHLMPSSTYVARVRTRLARGSGLSGPPSKWSPEVRWDSQPGDEAQPQNLQCFFDGAATLSCSWEVRAEVISSVSFTVFYKPSPNAAEKECSPVLKEASGSPYIRHRCQIPVPDPRNHSQYTISVRPKKEEKFIKSSENIQMTHPTLNVTKGRDGYVLRWKAGEMQYKHIAHTFQVQYKKEADSWEESKTEPLQNAHSMLLPPLEPSTRYQARVRVKPSPSGYSGIWSEWSEECSWDTDWVLPTWALALTLVFTTLALLPALRFCGIYGYRLNRKWEEKIPNPSKSHLFQNGNTGLRLPDSMLTLTSRSPPHKGLLGSHFPELEGVSSVDYGRSEVSPLTTEDPKGARDSPPKPDVTLATSDPPTEQPPNPQPGLSARPGKPESQVPGFDFNGPYLGPPHSRSLPDMAGQRAPPQMGISRKPQPSGSLEYLCLPAAGQVQLVPLSQVIGQGWARDVERRPGLGAEGSPSLESGADPTAPAPGLMVGGQSPKDRHSPKDVVPPALPTGAEVPEDDIVASGYVTTADLALTPPTGSPPISQDPLLVLSFDENHSLSPGLAGGPAGALAAVRSEVEGYVELPPTTGQSLKSPLGSPAPPAASSPISSPGEPRADAAPTSPNPEGLLVLQQVGDYCFLPGLGPGPLPAQSKRSSSGPCPDLGDLAGEVQAKKALCQPLPQAPAIQLFKALKQQDYLPLPPWGVSRPEGVC; translated from the exons ATGGCACTGCCCCAGGGGCTGCTCTCCGTTGCCCTGCTGGCCATGTGCTGGGGGCCCAGCACAGCAGGGGCCCAAG AGACGGTCCCTCTGCAGACCCTGAGCTGCCATAACGACTACACCAGCCGCATCATCTGCAGGTGGGCAGACACCCAGGATGCCCAGCGGCTCATCAACGTGACCCTGCACCGCAGGCTGAATGA GGGCCCTCCGCAGCCAGTGTCCTGCAGTCTCAGTGACGACATGCCCTGGTCAGACGGATCTTGTCCGGGCTGTGTGCCCAGAAGATGTGTTATTCCCTACAAGCTTTTTGTTGTTGCCGATAAAGACTATTTCTCATTCCAACCAGCCAGGACTCTGGAAACCCAGCTCACTGTGAATCTGACCCAGCACG TGCGGCCCCCCGCGCCCGAGGACTTCCGCATCACTGCTGCCGGGGACCGTTTCCTGCTCAACTGGAGTGTTGCCCTCGCGGCTTCCCAGAGCCCCTGGCTGTCAAACCTGGAGTTTGAGGTGGTCTACAGGCGGCTTCAGGACTCCTGGGAG GACGCCCCCGCCCTCTACTCCAGGTCCTCCCAGGCCATCCTGGGCCCGGAGCACCTCATGCCCAGCAGCACCTACGTGGCCCGAGTGCGCACCCGGCTGGCCCGGGGCTCGGGGCTCTCGGGTCCGCCCAGCAAGTGGAGCCCCGAGGTTCGCTGGGATTCCCAGCCGG GGGACGAGGCCCAGCCCCAGAACCTCCAGTGCTTCTTCGATGGGGCTGCCACGCTCAGCTGCTCCTGGGAAGTGAGGGCCGAGGTGATCAGCTCGGTCTCCTTCACCGTCTTCTACAAGCCCAGCCCCAACGCAGC GGAGAAGGAGTGCTCCCCAGTGCTGAAGGAGGCGTCCGGCAGCCCCTACATCCGGCACCGATGCCAGATTCCTGTGCCCGACCCCAGGAACCACAGCCAGTACACCATCTCTGTCCGgccaaagaaggaagagaaatttataaagagctcagaGAACA TCCAGATGACACACCCAACCCTCAATGTGACCAAGGGCAGAGATGGCTACGTCCTGCGCTGGAAAGCGGGGGAAATGCAGTACAAACACATTGCTCACACCTTCCAGGTCCAGTACAAGAAAGAGGCAGACTCATGGGAG GAGAGCAAGACAGAGCCCCTCCAGAACGCCCACAGCATGCTGCTGCCTCCTCTGGAGCCCTCCACCAGGTACCAGGCGAGAGTGAGGGTGAAGCCCAGCCCCAGCGGCTACAGTGGGAtctggagtgagtggagtgagGAGTGCTCCTGGGACACGGACTGGG TGCTGCCCACGTGGGCCCTGGCACTCACCCTGGTCTTCACCACCCTTGCCTTGCTCCCGGCCCTACGCTTCTGTGGCATCTATGGGTACAG GCTGAACCGGAAGTGGGAGGAGAAAATCCCCAACCCCAGCAAGAGCCACTTGTTCCAG AACGGGAATACTGGGCTCCGGCTCCCAGACAGCATGCTAACCCTCACCAGCAGGAGCCCCCCGCACAAGGGCCTGCTCGGCAGCCACTTCCCTGAGCTGGAAGG GGTGTCCTCTGTAGACTATGGACGCAGTGAGGTGTCACCTCTCACCACAGAGGACCCTAAAGGTGCCCGTGACTCTCCGCCCAAGCCAGACGTGACCCTGGCCACCTCGGACCCACCCACAGAgcagccccccaacccccagccggGCCTGTCGGCCAGACCAGGCAAGCCTGAGAGCCAGGTTCCCGGCTTCGACTTCAATGGCCCCTACCTGGGGCCGCCACACAGCCGCTCCCTGCCTGACATGGCAGGCCAGCGGGCGCCCCCCCAGATGGGCATAAGCAGGAAGCCACAGCCTTCAGGGTCCCTGGAGTACCTGTGTCTGCCCGCGGCGGGTCAGgtgcagctggtgcccctgtcCCAGGTGATAGGACAGGGCTGGGCCAGGGAtgtggaaaggaggcccggcCTAGGGGCTGAAGGGAGCCCCTCCCTGGAGTCAGGGGCAGACCCCACCGCACCTGCACCTGGGCTGATGGTGGGTGGTCAGAGCCCAAAAGACAGACACAGCCCAAAGGATGTGGTTCCCCCAGCTCTGCCCACTGGTGCTGAGGTCCCTGAGGACGACATTGTGGCCTCTGGTTATGTCACCACGGCAGACCTGGCACTCACCCCACCCACAGGGTCCCCACCTATCTCCCAGGATCCCCTTCTGGTCCTCTCCTTCGATGAGAATCACAGCCTCAGTCCCGGACTGGCTGGTGGGCCCGCTGGAGCCCTGGCCGCCGTGAGGTCTGAGGTTGAAGGCTATGTAGAGCTCCCTCCAACCACAGGCCAGTCCCTCAAGTCCCCTCTGGGCAGTCCTGCCCCTCCTGCAGCCAGCAGCCCCATCTCAAGCCCTGGGGAGCCCCGGGCAGATGCAGCCCCAACCTCCCCAAACCCTGAGGGGCTCCTGGTCCTGCAGCAAGTGGGTGACTATTGTTTCCTCCCTGGCCTGGGACCTGGCCCTCTCCCAGCCCAGAGTAAGCGCTCTTCCTCAGGACCCTGTCCCGACCTCGGGGACCTCGCCGGGGAGGTCCAGGCCAAGAAGGCCCTGTGCCAGCCCCTTCCACAGGCGCCGGCCATTCAGCTCTTCAAAGCCCTAAAGCAGCAGGActacctgcccctgcccccttggggtgtcagcaggcccgaGGGGGTGTGCTGA
- the CSF2RB gene encoding cytokine receptor common subunit beta isoform X2, which yields MALPQGLLSVALLAMCWGPSTAGAQETVPLQTLSCHNDYTSRIICRWADTQDAQRLINVTLHRRLNEGPPQPVSCSLSDDMPWSDGSCPGCVPRRCVIPYKLFVVADKDYFSFQPARTLETQLTVNLTQHVRPPAPEDFRITAAGDRFLLNWSVALAASQSPWLSNLEFEVVYRRLQDSWEDAPALYSRSSQAILGPEHLMPSSTYVARVRTRLARGSGLSGPPSKWSPEVRWDSQPGDEAQPQNLQCFFDGAATLSCSWEVRAEVISSVSFTVFYKPSPNAANHSQYTISVRPKKEEKFIKSSENIQMTHPTLNVTKGRDGYVLRWKAGEMQYKHIAHTFQVQYKKEADSWEESKTEPLQNAHSMLLPPLEPSTRYQARVRVKPSPSGYSGIWSEWSEECSWDTDWVLPTWALALTLVFTTLALLPALRFCGIYGYRLNRKWEEKIPNPSKSHLFQNGNTGLRLPDSMLTLTSRSPPHKGLLGSHFPELEGVSSVDYGRSEVSPLTTEDPKGARDSPPKPDVTLATSDPPTEQPPNPQPGLSARPGKPESQVPGFDFNGPYLGPPHSRSLPDMAGQRAPPQMGISRKPQPSGSLEYLCLPAAGQVQLVPLSQVIGQGWARDVERRPGLGAEGSPSLESGADPTAPAPGLMVGGQSPKDRHSPKDVVPPALPTGAEVPEDDIVASGYVTTADLALTPPTGSPPISQDPLLVLSFDENHSLSPGLAGGPAGALAAVRSEVEGYVELPPTTGQSLKSPLGSPAPPAASSPISSPGEPRADAAPTSPNPEGLLVLQQVGDYCFLPGLGPGPLPAQSKRSSSGPCPDLGDLAGEVQAKKALCQPLPQAPAIQLFKALKQQDYLPLPPWGVSRPEGVC from the exons ATGGCACTGCCCCAGGGGCTGCTCTCCGTTGCCCTGCTGGCCATGTGCTGGGGGCCCAGCACAGCAGGGGCCCAAG AGACGGTCCCTCTGCAGACCCTGAGCTGCCATAACGACTACACCAGCCGCATCATCTGCAGGTGGGCAGACACCCAGGATGCCCAGCGGCTCATCAACGTGACCCTGCACCGCAGGCTGAATGA GGGCCCTCCGCAGCCAGTGTCCTGCAGTCTCAGTGACGACATGCCCTGGTCAGACGGATCTTGTCCGGGCTGTGTGCCCAGAAGATGTGTTATTCCCTACAAGCTTTTTGTTGTTGCCGATAAAGACTATTTCTCATTCCAACCAGCCAGGACTCTGGAAACCCAGCTCACTGTGAATCTGACCCAGCACG TGCGGCCCCCCGCGCCCGAGGACTTCCGCATCACTGCTGCCGGGGACCGTTTCCTGCTCAACTGGAGTGTTGCCCTCGCGGCTTCCCAGAGCCCCTGGCTGTCAAACCTGGAGTTTGAGGTGGTCTACAGGCGGCTTCAGGACTCCTGGGAG GACGCCCCCGCCCTCTACTCCAGGTCCTCCCAGGCCATCCTGGGCCCGGAGCACCTCATGCCCAGCAGCACCTACGTGGCCCGAGTGCGCACCCGGCTGGCCCGGGGCTCGGGGCTCTCGGGTCCGCCCAGCAAGTGGAGCCCCGAGGTTCGCTGGGATTCCCAGCCGG GGGACGAGGCCCAGCCCCAGAACCTCCAGTGCTTCTTCGATGGGGCTGCCACGCTCAGCTGCTCCTGGGAAGTGAGGGCCGAGGTGATCAGCTCGGTCTCCTTCACCGTCTTCTACAAGCCCAGCCCCAACGCAGC GAACCACAGCCAGTACACCATCTCTGTCCGgccaaagaaggaagagaaatttataaagagctcagaGAACA TCCAGATGACACACCCAACCCTCAATGTGACCAAGGGCAGAGATGGCTACGTCCTGCGCTGGAAAGCGGGGGAAATGCAGTACAAACACATTGCTCACACCTTCCAGGTCCAGTACAAGAAAGAGGCAGACTCATGGGAG GAGAGCAAGACAGAGCCCCTCCAGAACGCCCACAGCATGCTGCTGCCTCCTCTGGAGCCCTCCACCAGGTACCAGGCGAGAGTGAGGGTGAAGCCCAGCCCCAGCGGCTACAGTGGGAtctggagtgagtggagtgagGAGTGCTCCTGGGACACGGACTGGG TGCTGCCCACGTGGGCCCTGGCACTCACCCTGGTCTTCACCACCCTTGCCTTGCTCCCGGCCCTACGCTTCTGTGGCATCTATGGGTACAG GCTGAACCGGAAGTGGGAGGAGAAAATCCCCAACCCCAGCAAGAGCCACTTGTTCCAG AACGGGAATACTGGGCTCCGGCTCCCAGACAGCATGCTAACCCTCACCAGCAGGAGCCCCCCGCACAAGGGCCTGCTCGGCAGCCACTTCCCTGAGCTGGAAGG GGTGTCCTCTGTAGACTATGGACGCAGTGAGGTGTCACCTCTCACCACAGAGGACCCTAAAGGTGCCCGTGACTCTCCGCCCAAGCCAGACGTGACCCTGGCCACCTCGGACCCACCCACAGAgcagccccccaacccccagccggGCCTGTCGGCCAGACCAGGCAAGCCTGAGAGCCAGGTTCCCGGCTTCGACTTCAATGGCCCCTACCTGGGGCCGCCACACAGCCGCTCCCTGCCTGACATGGCAGGCCAGCGGGCGCCCCCCCAGATGGGCATAAGCAGGAAGCCACAGCCTTCAGGGTCCCTGGAGTACCTGTGTCTGCCCGCGGCGGGTCAGgtgcagctggtgcccctgtcCCAGGTGATAGGACAGGGCTGGGCCAGGGAtgtggaaaggaggcccggcCTAGGGGCTGAAGGGAGCCCCTCCCTGGAGTCAGGGGCAGACCCCACCGCACCTGCACCTGGGCTGATGGTGGGTGGTCAGAGCCCAAAAGACAGACACAGCCCAAAGGATGTGGTTCCCCCAGCTCTGCCCACTGGTGCTGAGGTCCCTGAGGACGACATTGTGGCCTCTGGTTATGTCACCACGGCAGACCTGGCACTCACCCCACCCACAGGGTCCCCACCTATCTCCCAGGATCCCCTTCTGGTCCTCTCCTTCGATGAGAATCACAGCCTCAGTCCCGGACTGGCTGGTGGGCCCGCTGGAGCCCTGGCCGCCGTGAGGTCTGAGGTTGAAGGCTATGTAGAGCTCCCTCCAACCACAGGCCAGTCCCTCAAGTCCCCTCTGGGCAGTCCTGCCCCTCCTGCAGCCAGCAGCCCCATCTCAAGCCCTGGGGAGCCCCGGGCAGATGCAGCCCCAACCTCCCCAAACCCTGAGGGGCTCCTGGTCCTGCAGCAAGTGGGTGACTATTGTTTCCTCCCTGGCCTGGGACCTGGCCCTCTCCCAGCCCAGAGTAAGCGCTCTTCCTCAGGACCCTGTCCCGACCTCGGGGACCTCGCCGGGGAGGTCCAGGCCAAGAAGGCCCTGTGCCAGCCCCTTCCACAGGCGCCGGCCATTCAGCTCTTCAAAGCCCTAAAGCAGCAGGActacctgcccctgcccccttggggtgtcagcaggcccgaGGGGGTGTGCTGA
- the CSF2RB gene encoding cytokine receptor common subunit beta isoform X3 produces MTRTLETQLTVNLTQHVRPPAPEDFRITAAGDRFLLNWSVALAASQSPWLSNLEFEVVYRRLQDSWEDAPALYSRSSQAILGPEHLMPSSTYVARVRTRLARGSGLSGPPSKWSPEVRWDSQPGDEAQPQNLQCFFDGAATLSCSWEVRAEVISSVSFTVFYKPSPNAAEKECSPVLKEASGSPYIRHRCQIPVPDPRNHSQYTISVRPKKEEKFIKSSENIQMTHPTLNVTKGRDGYVLRWKAGEMQYKHIAHTFQVQYKKEADSWEESKTEPLQNAHSMLLPPLEPSTRYQARVRVKPSPSGYSGIWSEWSEECSWDTDWVLPTWALALTLVFTTLALLPALRFCGIYGYRLNRKWEEKIPNPSKSHLFQNGNTGLRLPDSMLTLTSRSPPHKGLLGSHFPELEGVSSVDYGRSEVSPLTTEDPKGARDSPPKPDVTLATSDPPTEQPPNPQPGLSARPGKPESQVPGFDFNGPYLGPPHSRSLPDMAGQRAPPQMGISRKPQPSGSLEYLCLPAAGQVQLVPLSQVIGQGWARDVERRPGLGAEGSPSLESGADPTAPAPGLMVGGQSPKDRHSPKDVVPPALPTGAEVPEDDIVASGYVTTADLALTPPTGSPPISQDPLLVLSFDENHSLSPGLAGGPAGALAAVRSEVEGYVELPPTTGQSLKSPLGSPAPPAASSPISSPGEPRADAAPTSPNPEGLLVLQQVGDYCFLPGLGPGPLPAQSKRSSSGPCPDLGDLAGEVQAKKALCQPLPQAPAIQLFKALKQQDYLPLPPWGVSRPEGVC; encoded by the exons ATGA CCAGGACTCTGGAAACCCAGCTCACTGTGAATCTGACCCAGCACG TGCGGCCCCCCGCGCCCGAGGACTTCCGCATCACTGCTGCCGGGGACCGTTTCCTGCTCAACTGGAGTGTTGCCCTCGCGGCTTCCCAGAGCCCCTGGCTGTCAAACCTGGAGTTTGAGGTGGTCTACAGGCGGCTTCAGGACTCCTGGGAG GACGCCCCCGCCCTCTACTCCAGGTCCTCCCAGGCCATCCTGGGCCCGGAGCACCTCATGCCCAGCAGCACCTACGTGGCCCGAGTGCGCACCCGGCTGGCCCGGGGCTCGGGGCTCTCGGGTCCGCCCAGCAAGTGGAGCCCCGAGGTTCGCTGGGATTCCCAGCCGG GGGACGAGGCCCAGCCCCAGAACCTCCAGTGCTTCTTCGATGGGGCTGCCACGCTCAGCTGCTCCTGGGAAGTGAGGGCCGAGGTGATCAGCTCGGTCTCCTTCACCGTCTTCTACAAGCCCAGCCCCAACGCAGC GGAGAAGGAGTGCTCCCCAGTGCTGAAGGAGGCGTCCGGCAGCCCCTACATCCGGCACCGATGCCAGATTCCTGTGCCCGACCCCAGGAACCACAGCCAGTACACCATCTCTGTCCGgccaaagaaggaagagaaatttataaagagctcagaGAACA TCCAGATGACACACCCAACCCTCAATGTGACCAAGGGCAGAGATGGCTACGTCCTGCGCTGGAAAGCGGGGGAAATGCAGTACAAACACATTGCTCACACCTTCCAGGTCCAGTACAAGAAAGAGGCAGACTCATGGGAG GAGAGCAAGACAGAGCCCCTCCAGAACGCCCACAGCATGCTGCTGCCTCCTCTGGAGCCCTCCACCAGGTACCAGGCGAGAGTGAGGGTGAAGCCCAGCCCCAGCGGCTACAGTGGGAtctggagtgagtggagtgagGAGTGCTCCTGGGACACGGACTGGG TGCTGCCCACGTGGGCCCTGGCACTCACCCTGGTCTTCACCACCCTTGCCTTGCTCCCGGCCCTACGCTTCTGTGGCATCTATGGGTACAG GCTGAACCGGAAGTGGGAGGAGAAAATCCCCAACCCCAGCAAGAGCCACTTGTTCCAG AACGGGAATACTGGGCTCCGGCTCCCAGACAGCATGCTAACCCTCACCAGCAGGAGCCCCCCGCACAAGGGCCTGCTCGGCAGCCACTTCCCTGAGCTGGAAGG GGTGTCCTCTGTAGACTATGGACGCAGTGAGGTGTCACCTCTCACCACAGAGGACCCTAAAGGTGCCCGTGACTCTCCGCCCAAGCCAGACGTGACCCTGGCCACCTCGGACCCACCCACAGAgcagccccccaacccccagccggGCCTGTCGGCCAGACCAGGCAAGCCTGAGAGCCAGGTTCCCGGCTTCGACTTCAATGGCCCCTACCTGGGGCCGCCACACAGCCGCTCCCTGCCTGACATGGCAGGCCAGCGGGCGCCCCCCCAGATGGGCATAAGCAGGAAGCCACAGCCTTCAGGGTCCCTGGAGTACCTGTGTCTGCCCGCGGCGGGTCAGgtgcagctggtgcccctgtcCCAGGTGATAGGACAGGGCTGGGCCAGGGAtgtggaaaggaggcccggcCTAGGGGCTGAAGGGAGCCCCTCCCTGGAGTCAGGGGCAGACCCCACCGCACCTGCACCTGGGCTGATGGTGGGTGGTCAGAGCCCAAAAGACAGACACAGCCCAAAGGATGTGGTTCCCCCAGCTCTGCCCACTGGTGCTGAGGTCCCTGAGGACGACATTGTGGCCTCTGGTTATGTCACCACGGCAGACCTGGCACTCACCCCACCCACAGGGTCCCCACCTATCTCCCAGGATCCCCTTCTGGTCCTCTCCTTCGATGAGAATCACAGCCTCAGTCCCGGACTGGCTGGTGGGCCCGCTGGAGCCCTGGCCGCCGTGAGGTCTGAGGTTGAAGGCTATGTAGAGCTCCCTCCAACCACAGGCCAGTCCCTCAAGTCCCCTCTGGGCAGTCCTGCCCCTCCTGCAGCCAGCAGCCCCATCTCAAGCCCTGGGGAGCCCCGGGCAGATGCAGCCCCAACCTCCCCAAACCCTGAGGGGCTCCTGGTCCTGCAGCAAGTGGGTGACTATTGTTTCCTCCCTGGCCTGGGACCTGGCCCTCTCCCAGCCCAGAGTAAGCGCTCTTCCTCAGGACCCTGTCCCGACCTCGGGGACCTCGCCGGGGAGGTCCAGGCCAAGAAGGCCCTGTGCCAGCCCCTTCCACAGGCGCCGGCCATTCAGCTCTTCAAAGCCCTAAAGCAGCAGGActacctgcccctgcccccttggggtgtcagcaggcccgaGGGGGTGTGCTGA